One Hordeum vulgare subsp. vulgare chromosome 4H, MorexV3_pseudomolecules_assembly, whole genome shotgun sequence DNA window includes the following coding sequences:
- the LOC123449671 gene encoding uncharacterized protein LOC123449671, whose protein sequence is MAKISCFGALLGGKSKKSKDVKKVTYAKRANGNDWQKVKPVESMDGTVAASVDSAPAPTCRDTKVVAAAAAESPCQGCGDDKATSPTRDGAATDSSGYNSDKGDTGAVVQDVVSELPGTPTRLERSCSNIETARPGWKASDLLPPPAKSRSHGDLATLPAGAGSLFASPNGAPGCSSPAPSVKSTCSADRVMLKRRSSSQVLPSRSRKLWWRLFMWSHRNLHRPGAATTPIAMPRGGTAHQMFHSNHRQQHDGYTSDTLGNCKDKEIAAVEEEPACPNQWVAFSAEASSPLDRVSAWVSSLGDGSLIHAADEEDEEDEDGITETEIGEPSGTKGHAQAQAQTRHNRRSRAADEAVQQASSIVQTLNALSSVAHISGMGLKAVPLISAFSSLRAVNLSGNFIAHIPAGSLPKGLHTLDLSRNSIATIEGLRELTRLRVLSLSYNRIARIGHGLSSCTAIRELYLAGNKMSDVEGLHRLLKLAVLDLSFNKITTTKGLGQLVANYNSLRALNLLGNPVQANVGDDALRKAVSGLLPLLEYLSKQALKPQRAREAVKDSVAKAALGNNRWSSRRRPGSAARRLGQSPGARSWDRDGSSRSRSQSQSRVQARR, encoded by the exons ATGGCCAAGATCAGCTGCTTCGGTGCTCTGCTCGGTGGCAAGAGCAAGAAATCCAAG GATGTGAAGAAGGTTACGTACGCCAAAAGGGCCAACGGCAACGACTGGCAGAAGGTGAAGCCGGTGGAGTCCATGGACGGGACGGTCGCCGCCTCCGTCGACAGCGCCCCTGCCCCAACATGCCGCGACACAAAGGTTGTCGCCGCGGCGGCCGCCGAGTCGCCATGCCAAGGCTGTGGCGACGACAAGGCCACCTCGCCAACGAGGGACGGCGCGGCCACGGACTCGTCCGGCTACAACAGCGACAAAGGTGATACCGGCGCCGTAGTGCAGGACGTGGTGAGCGAGCTGCCGGGGACTCCAACGAGGCTGGAGCGCTCCTGCTCCAACATCGAGACGGCGAGGCCTGGCTGGAAGGCGTCCGACCTGCTGCCGCCGCCGGCCAAGTCGCGCTCCCACGGTGACCTCGCGACCTTGCCCGCCGGCGCCGGTAGCTTGTTCGCCAGCCCCAACGGCGCACCGGGCTGCTCCAGCCCGGCGCCTTCCGTCAAGTCGACGTGCAGCGCGGACCGCGTGATGCTGAAGCGGAGGTCGTCCAGCCAGGTGCTCCCGTCCCGGAGCCGGAAGCTGTGGTGGAGGCTCTTCATGTGGAGCCACCGGAACCTGCACCGGCCGGGCGCGGCCACCACACCGATCGCCATGCCACGCGGGGGCACAGCCCACCAGATGTTCCACTCCAACCACCGCCAGCAGCACGACGGGTACACGTCCGACACGCTCGGCAATTGCAAGGACAAGGAGATCGCCGCCGTGGAGGAAGAGCCGGCGTGCCCGAACCAGTGGGTGGCGTTCTCGGCGGAGGCCTCGTCGCCGCTGGACCGCGTCAGCGCGTGGGTGAGCAGCCTCGGGGACGGCTCCCTGATCCACGCCGCggatgaggaggatgaggaggacgaggacggcaTCACCGAGACCGAGATCGGCGAGCCGTCGGGGACGAAGGGCCACGCGCAGGCGCAGGCGCAGACCCGGCATAACCGGCGCAGCCGCGCGGCGGACGAGGCGGTCCAGCAGGCGAGCAGCATCGTGCAGACGCTCAACGCCTTGTCCTCGGTGGCGCACATCTCCGGCATGGGGCTCAAGGCCGTGCCcctgatctcggccttctccagCCTCCGCGCCGTGAACCTCTCCGGCAACTTCATCG CCCACATCCCGGCTGGGTCGTTGCCCAAGGGGCTGCACACGCTGGACCTGTCCCGGAACAGCATCGCCACCATCGAGGGCCTGCGGGAGCTGACGCGGCTGCGCGTGCTCAGCCTCAGCTACAACCGCATCGCGCGCATCGGGCACG GGCTGTCGAGCTGCACGGCGATCAGGGAGCTGTACCTGGCCGGGAACAAGATGAGCGACGTGGAGGGGCTGCACCGGCTGCTCAAGCTGGCGGTGCTGGACCTGAGCTTCaacaagatcaccaccaccaagGGGCTGGGGCAGCTCGTGGCCAACTACAACTCGCTCCGGGCGCTCAACCTGCTGGGCAACCCGGTGCAGGCCAACGTGGGCGACGACGCGCTCCGCAAGGCCGTCTCGGGCCTCCTGCCGCTGCTCGAGTACCTGAGCAAGCAGGCCCTCAAGCCGCAGCGCGCGCGCGAGGCCGTCAAGGACAGCGTCGCCAAGGCCGCCCTCGGGAACAACCGCTGGAGCTCCCGCCGGCGCCCGGGCTCGGCGGCGCGCCGGCTTGGGCAGAGCCCCGGGGCCAGGAGCTGGGACAGGGATGGCAGCAGCAGGAGCAGGTCCCAGTCCCAGAGCAGGGTTCAGGCAAGGAGGTGA